The Desulfovibrio sp. genome window below encodes:
- the plsX gene encoding phosphate acyltransferase PlsX: MNPSPSRPRIAVDAMGGDFGPHVVVPGAVQAAKRKQFDLLLVGDEPRIAAELSKLDTRGIVVRVVHASQVADMHDKPTEALRKKKDSSIQVACNLIRDGQADGLISAGNTGVVLTSSLFTLGRLEGVDRPALATILPTERTPCVLIDAGANVDCKAHNLLQFGIMADVMARVLLHIQDPKVAILSNGEEEGKGNQLAKEAFELFKHSSLNFVGNVEGRDLFTGEVDVVVCDGFVGNVAIKLGEGLASSLGRLLKGELRRGFFAKIGTTLALSALKRFSRLMDYAEYGGAPLLGLQGTVIVSHGASNLKAIANAVDMAGTLVRLEAADLLKAGLAANKDFAHFVKRSAHAE, from the coding sequence ATGAACCCCAGTCCTAGCAGGCCCCGCATCGCCGTGGACGCCATGGGAGGGGATTTCGGTCCCCACGTGGTAGTTCCCGGCGCTGTCCAGGCCGCCAAGCGCAAGCAGTTCGACCTGCTCTTGGTGGGGGACGAACCCCGAATCGCTGCCGAGCTTTCCAAACTCGACACGCGGGGTATCGTCGTTCGAGTCGTTCATGCCAGCCAAGTGGCCGACATGCACGACAAGCCCACCGAGGCCCTGCGCAAGAAGAAGGACTCTTCCATTCAGGTGGCCTGCAACCTGATCCGCGACGGTCAGGCCGACGGGCTCATCAGCGCCGGAAATACCGGTGTGGTGCTCACGAGCAGCCTCTTCACCCTGGGCCGCCTCGAAGGCGTGGACCGCCCGGCTCTGGCCACCATCCTGCCCACTGAGCGCACCCCGTGCGTGCTCATCGACGCTGGTGCCAACGTGGACTGCAAGGCCCACAACCTCTTGCAGTTCGGCATCATGGCCGACGTCATGGCCCGGGTGCTCTTGCACATCCAGGATCCAAAAGTGGCCATCCTCTCCAACGGTGAGGAAGAAGGCAAGGGCAACCAGCTAGCCAAGGAAGCCTTCGAGTTGTTCAAGCACTCCTCCCTCAACTTTGTCGGCAACGTGGAAGGGCGCGACCTTTTCACCGGCGAAGTGGACGTGGTGGTGTGCGACGGTTTCGTGGGCAATGTGGCCATCAAGCTGGGCGAAGGTTTGGCCTCGTCGCTGGGAAGGCTCCTCAAAGGCGAACTCCGGCGCGGGTTCTTCGCCAAGATAGGCACCACCTTGGCCTTGTCGGCCCTCAAGCGGTTCTCCAGGCTTATGGACTACGCCGAATACGGAGGGGCGCCGCTCTTGGGGCTCCAAGGCACGGTCATCGTCAGCCACGGCGCGTCCAACTTGAAGGCCATCGCCAACGCGGTGGACATGGCCGGAACCTTGGTTCGCCTGGAAGCCGCTGACCTGCTCAAAGCGGGACTCGCGGCCAACAAAGATTTCGCTCACTTCGTGAAACGCTCGGCCCACGCCGAATAA
- a CDS encoding ketoacyl-ACP synthase III: MHGRFTIEGFGRHVPDRVLTNAELETMVDTSDDWITTRTGIKERHIAAPGESSSDLAVKAAKNALAYAGRDAQDLTHIYYATFTPDAFCPPASCVLQEKLGIKGRACVDMNAACSGFLYGIDTAMGALSLRPGSTVLVTAAEVTTSRTNWADRGTCVLFGDGAGAIVLSDKEPKPGQAAIQDVILKSDGSLWPLLTVKGGGSGWPLKLGDTIQDDFFIEMNGPEVYKNAVRSMGSVSEEIVERNGLSMDDIDLFIPHQANLRIIEAVGKRLKIFGDRVMVTVDRYGNTSAASVAIALSDAVSEGRVKPGSKVLLTTFGGGFTWGAVLLNFV, from the coding sequence ATGCACGGACGCTTCACCATAGAAGGCTTCGGCCGTCACGTACCCGATCGCGTGCTCACCAACGCCGAGTTGGAGACCATGGTCGACACCAGCGACGACTGGATCACCACCCGCACTGGCATCAAGGAGCGTCACATCGCCGCTCCTGGCGAGTCTTCCAGCGACCTCGCTGTCAAGGCCGCCAAGAATGCCCTGGCGTATGCCGGCCGCGACGCCCAGGATCTCACGCACATTTACTACGCCACGTTCACCCCGGACGCGTTCTGCCCCCCGGCATCCTGCGTGCTGCAGGAAAAGCTCGGCATCAAAGGCCGGGCCTGCGTTGACATGAACGCGGCCTGTTCGGGGTTTCTCTACGGCATCGACACGGCCATGGGCGCTCTCTCTTTGAGGCCGGGGTCCACTGTGCTGGTCACCGCCGCCGAGGTTACCACCAGCCGCACCAACTGGGCCGACCGGGGCACCTGCGTGCTCTTTGGGGACGGAGCCGGCGCCATCGTTCTCTCCGACAAGGAACCCAAGCCTGGCCAGGCTGCCATCCAGGACGTCATCCTCAAGTCCGACGGTTCTCTCTGGCCCCTGCTTACGGTGAAGGGTGGCGGATCCGGCTGGCCTCTCAAACTGGGCGACACCATCCAGGACGATTTTTTCATCGAAATGAACGGGCCCGAGGTATATAAAAATGCCGTGCGCTCCATGGGCTCGGTGAGTGAAGAGATCGTGGAGAGAAACGGTCTGTCCATGGATGACATCGACCTCTTCATCCCCCACCAGGCCAACCTGCGCATCATCGAAGCCGTGGGCAAACGCTTGAAAATTTTTGGAGACAGGGTCATGGTTACTGTGGACCGGTATGGCAACACGTCCGCCGCCTCTGTCGCCATCGCATTGTCGGACGCTGTTTCCGAGGGACGCGTCAAACCCGGTTCCAAGGTGCTGCTTACAACCTTCGGCGGCGGTTTCACTTGGGGCGCGGTGCTGCTCAATTTCGTCTAG
- the fabG gene encoding 3-oxoacyl-[acyl-carrier-protein] reductase, protein MKNPPRLTALVTGGSRGIGAAVAKRLAKAGYSVIFTYVSKPDEAKAVAAHIMAEGGEAQALALDVGDRTAVVEFFKEHIEGKTELEVMVNNAGITKDGLLIRMKDEDWDRVIGINLTGAFTCLREAAKIMMKRRSGRIVNIVSVAGQSGNAGQANYSAAKAGLIGLTKTAALELAPRGVTVNAVAPGLIESDMTAVLPEAVTKAFLEQIPLKKMGTPEDVASAVAYLASPEAAYVTGQVLAVNGGLFR, encoded by the coding sequence ATGAAAAATCCCCCCCGTCTCACCGCCCTTGTCACCGGTGGATCGCGCGGCATCGGCGCGGCCGTGGCCAAGCGATTGGCCAAGGCCGGCTACTCCGTGATCTTCACCTACGTTTCCAAGCCTGACGAGGCCAAAGCCGTTGCTGCCCACATCATGGCCGAAGGGGGCGAAGCCCAGGCCCTGGCCTTGGATGTTGGCGACCGCACCGCTGTGGTCGAGTTTTTCAAGGAGCACATCGAGGGCAAGACCGAACTCGAGGTGATGGTGAACAATGCCGGCATCACCAAGGACGGTCTGCTCATCCGCATGAAGGATGAGGACTGGGACCGGGTCATCGGCATAAACCTCACCGGGGCTTTCACCTGCCTGCGTGAAGCGGCCAAGATCATGATGAAACGCCGCAGCGGCCGTATCGTGAACATCGTGTCCGTGGCGGGCCAGTCCGGCAATGCTGGCCAGGCCAACTATTCCGCTGCCAAAGCCGGCCTTATCGGGCTTACCAAAACCGCGGCCCTGGAGCTTGCTCCGCGCGGGGTAACGGTCAACGCGGTGGCGCCCGGGCTTATCGAAAGCGACATGACTGCCGTTTTGCCCGAAGCCGTCACCAAGGCCTTTTTGGAACAGATCCCGCTGAAAAAAATGGGCACCCCCGAGGATGTCGCCTCGGCCGTGGCCTATCTCGCCTCGCCGGAGGCCGCGTACGTCACCGGCCAGGTGCTGGCCGTCAACGGCGGCCTTTTCCGCTAA
- the acpP gene encoding acyl carrier protein, which translates to MSVAEKVKEIIVDQLGVSADEVKPEAKFVDDLGADSLDLTELIMAMEEEFSVEIADEDAQKIVKVQDAIDYVSSKQA; encoded by the coding sequence ATGTCCGTCGCCGAGAAAGTGAAAGAGATCATCGTGGACCAGCTGGGCGTTTCCGCCGACGAGGTCAAGCCCGAAGCCAAATTCGTGGACGACCTGGGCGCTGATTCCCTCGACCTCACCGAGCTGATCATGGCTATGGAAGAGGAGTTCAGCGTTGAGATCGCTGACGAGGACGCTCAGAAGATCGTCAAGGTCCAGGACGCCATCGATTACGTCTCTTCCAAACAGGCTTAA